From one Bacteroides intestinalis DSM 17393 genomic stretch:
- a CDS encoding phosphopantetheine-binding protein translates to MTNLEKYQNAFVEGLELPCESVESATMDTVERWDSIGQMSLMAIIEDEFQIEFEPDEIIAFTSYQAGLDILRKRNIEF, encoded by the coding sequence ATGACAAATTTGGAGAAATATCAAAATGCGTTTGTGGAAGGTTTGGAACTTCCATGTGAAAGTGTGGAAAGTGCAACGATGGATACTGTTGAACGTTGGGATTCTATTGGACAAATGAGTTTGATGGCAATTATTGAGGATGAGTTTCAAATAGAATTTGAACCTGATGAAATCATTGCTTTTACTTCTTATCAGGCAGGTTTGGACATTTTGAGGAAGCGTAATATTGAATTTTAG